A single region of the Malus sylvestris chromosome 8, drMalSylv7.2, whole genome shotgun sequence genome encodes:
- the LOC126631695 gene encoding probable protein phosphatase 2C 55 — MMLTEATLSLLMLKYVNYNGIINNNNCHGQETRRNLHEMVCGSVYLPKDNKLGEDAHFICPDKQTIGVADGVGGWAKKGIDAGQYARELMNNAFIAVHNPNNIDEQKRKRKVADMIGAVDPRKVLQETYTKTKEKGSSTACILSLNKESGVLHAVNVGDSGFLLFRNNKVVYQSPTQQHRFNCPYQLGNGISSDLPDSAWEERIQTVPGDIVVLGTDGLLDNMFPSEIEKVLVQGGGGDRDLDLGCGELASSIANLALYNSFDEHSASPFSENARKAGFEHKGGKIDDITVIVAQVVAL, encoded by the coding sequence ATGATGCTGACGGAAGCTACTTTGAGTTTATTAATGTTGAAGTACGTAAACTACAATGGTATCATCAACAATAACAATTGCCATGGTCAAGAAACAAGGAGAAACCTGCACGAGATGGTTTGTGGGTCGGTTTATCTTCCCAAAGACAACAAGTTAGGCGAAGACGCTCACTTCATCTGCCCGGATAAGCAGACTATCGGTGTGGCGGATGGCGTCGGCGGTTGGGCCAAGAAAGGCATCGACGCGGGTCAGTACGCGAGAGAACTCATGAACAATGCCTTCATCGCCGTCCATAATCCGAATAACATCGacgaacagaaaagaaaaagaaaggtcgCGGATATGATCGGAGCCGTTGATCCAAGAAAAGTGTTGCAGGAAACTTATACTAAGACCAAGGAGAAAGGCTCGTCGACTGCTTGCATCCTCAGCCTTAACAAAGAGAGCGGAGTCTTGCATGCTGTGAACGTTGGGGACAGTGGGTTCTTGCTGTTTAGGAACAACAAGGTTGTGTACCAATCTCCAACTCAACAACACAGGTTCAACTGTCCCTATCAGTTGGGGAACGGCATCAGCAGTGATCTGCCTGATTCTGCTTGGGAGGAGCGGATTCAGACAGTCCCCGGAGACATCGTAGTGCTTGGGACTGATGGCTTACTGGACAACATGTTTCCAAGTGAGATTGAGAAGGTTCTTGTacaaggtggtggtggtgatcgtGATCTTGATCTTGGTTGTGGTGAGTTGGCTTCGAGCATCGCCAATCTAGCTCTCTATAACTCGTTCGACGAACACAGCGCTAGCCCTTTTTCAGAAAACGCTAGAAAGGCTGGGTTCGAGCACAAAGGAGGCAAGATCGACGACATTACCGTTATTGTTGCTCAAGTTGTGGCTTTGTAG
- the LOC126631694 gene encoding probable protein phosphatase 2C 55, with amino-acid sequence MMLTEATLSLLMLKYVNYYGIIDNNNCYGQETKTNLHDMVCGSVYLPKDNKLGENAHFICPDKQTIGVADGVGGWAKKGIDAGRYARELMNNAFIAVHNPNNINVQKRKRKVADMIGAVDPRKVLQETYAKTKEKGSSTACILSLNKESGVLHAVNVGDSGFLLFRNNKVVYQSPTQQRRFNCPYQLGNGISSDRPDSAWEECIQTIPGDIVVLGTDGLLDNMFPSEIEKVLVQGGGGGGGGGGGDHDLDLACGELASSIANLALYNSFDKQNPSPFSENARKAGFEHKGGKIDDITVIVAQVVAL; translated from the coding sequence ATGATGCTGACGGAAGCTACTTTGAGTTTATTAATGTTGAAGTACGTAAACTACTATGGTATCATCGACAACAATAATTGCTATGGTCAAGAAACGAAGACAAACCTGCACGATATGGTTTGTGGGTCGGTTTAtcttcccaaagataacaaGTTAGGCGAAAACGCTCACTTCATCTGCCCGGATAAGCAGACTATCGGCGTGGCGGACGGCGTCGGCGGTTGGGCCAAGAAAGGCATCGACGCGGGTCGGTACGCGAGGGAACTCATGAACAATGCCTTTATCGCCGTCCATAATCCGAATAACATCAACgtacagaaaagaaaaagaaaggtcgCGGATATGATCGGAGCCGTTGATCCAAGAAAAGTGTTGCaggaaacttatgctaagaccAAGGAGAAAGGCTCGTCGACCGCTTGCATACTCAGCCTTAACAAAGAGAGCGGAGTCTTGCATGCTGTGAACGTTGGAGACAGTGGGTTCTTGCTATTTAGGAACAACAAGGTTGTGTACCAATCTCCAACTCAACAACGCAGGTTCAACTGTCCATATCAGTTGGGGAATGGCATCAGCAGTGACCGCCCTGACTCCGCTTGGGAGGAGTGCATTCAGACAATCCCCGGAGACATCGTAGTGCTTGGGACTGATGGCTTGCTGGACAACATGTTTCCAAGTGAGATTGAGAAGGTTCTCGTacaaggtggtggtggtggtggtggtggtggtggtggtgatcatGATCTTGATCTTGCTTGTGGCGAGTTGGCTTCGAGCATCGCCAATCTAGCTCTCTATAACTCGTTTGATAAGCAAAACCCTAGCCCTTTTTCAGAAAACGCTAGAAAGGCTGGGTTCGAGCACAAAGGAGGCAAGATTGACGACATTACTGTTATTGTTGCTCAAGTTGTGGCTTTGTAG